The following proteins come from a genomic window of Oricola thermophila:
- a CDS encoding tetratricopeptide repeat protein, with the protein MFDRPLVKFLALSATALTVSLASAQNVYAPTGFGSPVLPAPGQGTAFAPQWGPQGVAPSVMPANPAVVPAPNAWSAAPATDVALVPGPLVPGQNPFAASPNPTHGHVPAANTATAAQPRAGSAMANYLPEATVQAPAAAPPRAPGITATANPTVSAPAPMPAPAQPNPFAVQSAPTPAPAAPSPGKPANPFSLGTGNETATATDSETVKRDEVDISALRYYASKRDLQRVGAEMRRLKTLHPDWEPPADLFAPQSSVDEQPLWDLFTVGNYAAVRAKIAAYKSVNPEWNPSDDLVSKLETAEARISLERAFLAGNWNQVVAIANSRPSLLVCDQMQSLWNVGEALAAMRDYARSFELYKYILTNCGNREERIATVQKASLVLPEQGTAALVMLGEILPDGTSEFEDVGFNGLRARMGRVASGDPLSQPIGSVDLQRFAEYVQRKRSADDAALFGWYYYGQEQWDAAHAWFVAANYVKKDPKLIEGLILSIRKIGQTEEALKLARQVRKLSPELENQYVEIVSEILTDEDSEIELSSKEFAAFEDLVREGGSALGAQAIGWHYLLREKELKTARGWFRESVEWEENEGAVIGLAVVAARMRHFKTLASIRSRYGDKYAALDKFRR; encoded by the coding sequence ATGTTTGACCGCCCCCTTGTGAAATTTCTCGCATTGTCGGCGACGGCACTCACCGTTTCGCTCGCTTCCGCGCAGAACGTCTATGCCCCGACGGGCTTCGGCTCGCCCGTCCTGCCGGCACCCGGCCAGGGTACGGCATTTGCGCCGCAATGGGGGCCCCAGGGCGTCGCCCCGTCCGTCATGCCGGCCAATCCCGCGGTGGTCCCCGCACCGAACGCTTGGAGCGCGGCGCCCGCAACGGACGTGGCGCTGGTGCCCGGCCCGCTCGTGCCGGGGCAAAACCCGTTCGCCGCAAGTCCGAACCCGACGCATGGCCATGTTCCGGCCGCCAATACCGCGACCGCCGCCCAACCGCGCGCAGGTTCGGCCATGGCCAACTACCTGCCGGAGGCCACGGTGCAGGCACCGGCGGCGGCCCCGCCGCGCGCGCCGGGCATCACTGCAACCGCCAACCCGACCGTGTCTGCGCCTGCGCCGATGCCGGCTCCCGCGCAACCCAATCCCTTTGCCGTTCAGTCGGCGCCCACCCCGGCCCCGGCGGCACCCAGCCCCGGCAAACCCGCAAACCCGTTCTCCCTCGGCACCGGGAACGAGACCGCGACCGCGACCGATTCGGAAACCGTGAAACGCGACGAGGTCGATATCAGCGCCCTGCGTTACTATGCCAGCAAGCGCGACCTTCAGCGGGTCGGCGCGGAGATGCGCCGCCTCAAGACGCTGCATCCGGACTGGGAACCGCCGGCAGACCTTTTCGCGCCACAAAGCAGCGTCGACGAGCAGCCGCTGTGGGACCTGTTCACGGTCGGCAACTATGCCGCCGTCCGCGCCAAGATTGCGGCATACAAGAGCGTCAACCCGGAATGGAACCCCTCCGATGACCTGGTGTCGAAGCTGGAGACGGCCGAGGCCCGCATCAGCCTCGAGCGCGCGTTTCTCGCGGGGAACTGGAACCAGGTCGTCGCGATCGCGAATTCCAGGCCGTCTCTGCTTGTCTGCGACCAGATGCAAAGCCTCTGGAATGTCGGGGAAGCGCTGGCGGCCATGCGCGACTACGCGCGATCGTTCGAGCTGTACAAGTACATCCTCACGAATTGCGGAAACCGCGAAGAGCGGATAGCGACCGTGCAGAAGGCCAGCCTCGTTCTCCCCGAGCAGGGAACGGCCGCACTGGTCATGCTGGGCGAAATCCTTCCCGATGGCACGTCGGAATTCGAGGATGTCGGTTTCAACGGCCTGCGTGCGCGCATGGGCCGCGTCGCGTCCGGCGATCCGCTTTCGCAGCCGATCGGTTCCGTCGATCTCCAGCGCTTTGCGGAATATGTGCAGCGCAAGCGCTCGGCAGACGATGCCGCACTGTTCGGCTGGTACTATTACGGTCAGGAACAGTGGGATGCCGCGCACGCCTGGTTCGTGGCCGCCAATTACGTCAAGAAGGATCCGAAACTCATCGAGGGACTGATCCTCAGCATTCGCAAGATCGGGCAGACGGAAGAGGCGCTGAAGCTCGCTCGCCAGGTACGAAAGCTCTCGCCCGAACTCGAAAACCAATATGTCGAGATCGTCTCGGAGATTCTCACCGACGAGGACAGCGAGATCGAGCTGTCTTCCAAGGAATTCGCCGCCTTCGAGGATCTCGTTCGCGAAGGCGGGTCGGCGCTCGGTGCCCAGGCGATCGGCTGGCACTACCTGTTGCGCGAAAAGGAACTGAAGACAGCGCGCGGCTGGTTCCGGGAATCGGTCGAGTGGGAGGAAAACGAAGGCGCGGTGATCGGCCTCGCGGTCGTTGCCGCCCGCATGCGCCATTTCAAGACGCTGGCGTCGATCCGCTCCCGCTACGGCGACAAATACGCCGCGCTGGATAAGTTCCGCCGCTGA
- a CDS encoding glycosyl hydrolase family 8, which produces MKTLALFLMATLLLPFPFVQRASATTDDVRVSDYMIGAWFAYRLKFVEDSGRVVDNVNGNISHSESQGYAMVLAVSADDRETFDRIWSWTQENLFIREDRLAAWKWDPEADPPVQDMNNATDGDLLIAWALMKARMAWGEERYLAAAREILDDIRKLAVVDTPHGKILLPGVIGFDAESQESGPIVNLSYWIFPAIDELGLISPEFPARELIATGLKLLEKAKFGPSDLPANWIALGGEEIAPAPGFDTHFGYDAIRIPLYLAWLTASYPDLLDPYERAWTKRNGRAVHVIDLVSGEAIGAMTDPGYQAIVDLVLCSRGTQASAFHIRRFEPTDYYPSTLHLLSLLAMVQRYPQCLTAPL; this is translated from the coding sequence ATGAAGACCCTTGCTCTGTTCCTGATGGCAACCCTTCTCCTTCCATTCCCGTTCGTGCAGCGTGCCTCGGCCACCACGGACGACGTGCGGGTGAGCGACTACATGATCGGCGCATGGTTCGCGTACCGGCTGAAATTCGTCGAGGACAGCGGCCGGGTCGTCGACAATGTCAACGGCAATATCAGCCATTCGGAAAGCCAGGGCTATGCCATGGTCCTGGCCGTGTCCGCGGACGACCGCGAGACCTTCGACCGCATCTGGTCGTGGACGCAGGAGAACCTGTTCATCCGCGAGGACAGGCTGGCGGCATGGAAATGGGATCCCGAGGCGGATCCGCCCGTGCAGGACATGAACAACGCCACGGACGGCGACCTTCTTATCGCTTGGGCGCTGATGAAGGCACGCATGGCCTGGGGCGAGGAACGCTATCTCGCGGCCGCGCGCGAAATCCTGGATGACATCAGGAAGCTCGCTGTCGTCGATACGCCGCATGGCAAGATCCTGCTTCCCGGCGTGATCGGCTTCGACGCGGAGAGCCAGGAGTCGGGGCCCATCGTCAACCTTTCCTACTGGATATTCCCCGCCATCGACGAGCTGGGATTGATCTCGCCGGAATTTCCCGCGCGCGAGTTGATCGCGACGGGGCTCAAGCTGCTGGAGAAGGCGAAATTCGGCCCGTCCGACCTGCCTGCGAACTGGATTGCGCTCGGTGGCGAGGAAATCGCGCCCGCACCCGGCTTCGATACGCATTTCGGGTATGACGCGATCCGCATCCCGCTCTATCTCGCCTGGCTGACCGCATCCTATCCCGACCTGCTCGACCCCTACGAACGGGCATGGACGAAGCGGAACGGCAGGGCCGTCCACGTGATCGACCTGGTATCCGGGGAAGCCATCGGCGCGATGACCGATCCCGGCTACCAGGCCATCGTCGATCTCGTCCTGTGCAGTCGCGGAACGCAGGCATCGGCCTTCCACATCCGTCGCTTCGAACCGACCGACTACTACCCCTCAACGCTTCATCTTCTCAGTCTGCTAGCCATGGTCCAGAGGTACCCCCAATGTTTGACCGCCCCCTTGTGA